The Exiguobacterium aurantiacum DSM 6208 genome includes a window with the following:
- a CDS encoding class I SAM-dependent methyltransferase, with protein MGLQFMEIFKEWASQYDETVSGHDEQYKEVFAGYDTMLDEVVEQLEGRVMEFGVGTGNLSARILKQHELIAIEPSDEMREVAVQKLGIEVETGDFLNYPAEQRVDSIVSSYAFHHLTDDEKRQAIESYVNDLDSPRFVLLDTMFASVEARTEIIDWAVSQGFTDLVEDLNREYYPYTDTIRSILEDNGYAVQMEQKNKFVWLVVATKQSGGTQS; from the coding sequence ATGGGGCTTCAGTTCATGGAAATCTTCAAAGAATGGGCGTCGCAGTACGATGAGACAGTGAGCGGGCACGACGAACAATATAAAGAAGTGTTCGCCGGATATGACACGATGCTTGACGAGGTCGTTGAGCAGTTAGAAGGGCGCGTCATGGAGTTTGGCGTCGGGACGGGTAATTTGAGTGCCCGTATTCTAAAACAGCACGAGTTGATCGCGATCGAGCCTTCTGATGAGATGCGGGAGGTAGCGGTTCAAAAGCTCGGGATTGAAGTGGAGACAGGCGACTTCTTGAACTACCCGGCCGAGCAACGCGTTGATTCGATTGTATCGTCCTACGCGTTCCACCATTTGACGGACGACGAAAAACGTCAGGCAATCGAGAGTTACGTCAACGACCTCGATTCCCCTCGCTTCGTCCTGCTCGACACAATGTTCGCGTCTGTCGAGGCACGAACGGAAATCATCGATTGGGCCGTATCGCAAGGTTTCACTGACTTGGTAGAAGATTTGAATCGCGAGTATTATCCGTACACAGACACGATCCGCTCGATTTTAGAAGACAACGGATACGCTGTGCAGATGGAACAGAAAAACAAATTCGTTTGGCTCGTCGTAGCCACGAAACAATCAGGAGGAACGCAATCATGA